The following are from one region of the Mauremys mutica isolate MM-2020 ecotype Southern chromosome 22, ASM2049712v1, whole genome shotgun sequence genome:
- the LOC123354591 gene encoding proline-rich receptor-like protein kinase PERK9, which translates to MRFGGLRGKPGEGAAASSSHIPKPTERDPTTRGSRRHAPQLPVDRPAISLPPDKPPDTHQQPQPEKPLPDDQKLQGADWTAERQLLQKDHPPPLEEPTALRWLIPAGASSCPPQLPEETPTDQLLLPMATRSLPSRERAAPDPARPDRRSLQPQETPPLSSCAHRTHPLHPRSPSRCEMTPPSSYGRRTRLLHPSNPCRRGTTTLTPYRTPTPPRNPSHREEPQVLPRHSHC; encoded by the exons GTGCTGCTGCAAGCAGCTCCCACATCCCAAAACCAACGGAGCGAGACCCCACCACGCGGGGGAGCAGGCGTCATGCTCCCCAGCTGCCAGTGGACCGCCCCGCTATCAGCCTGCCGCCAGACAAACCCCCGGATACTCATCAACAACCACAGCCCGAGAAACCTCTCCCTGATGACCAGAAGCTGCAAGGAGCTGACTGGACGGCCGAGCGCCAGCTGCTACAGAAAGATCATCCCCCACCGCTGGAGGAACCTACAGCCTTGCGATGGCTAATACCAGCTGGAGCCAGTTCCTGCCCGCCTCAACTGCCGGAGGAGACGCCCACTGACCAACTGCTACTCCCCATGG CAACCAGGAGTCTGCCCTCCCGCGAACGCGCCGCTCCAGACCCCGCGAGACCTGACCGCCGATCGCTCCAACCCCAAGAGACGCCTCCCCTGTCCTCCTGCGCTCACCgaacacaccccctgcaccccaggagccccagccgctGCGAGATGACTCCCCCGTCCTCCTACGGTCGCCGGacacgcctcctgcaccccagcaacCCCTGCCGCCGAGGGACAACCACCCTGACCCCCTACAGGACACCCACACCTCCCAGGAACCCCAGCCACCGGGAGGAACCCCAAGTACTCCCGAGACACAGCCACTGCTGA